GGACCGGTCGGCGGGGCCGTCTCGATGCTCCTGTTCCCGTTCGTCTACTCCCTCATCCTGGCCATGGCGATGCTCGGCTTCGCATCGCTGGCGTTCGGCCTCGAGGTGTCGTGGGCCACTGTCCCGCTGGTCATACCGGTGGCGGTGCTGGGGGCGCTGTCGTTCGCCCCATTCGGCATCATGCTGCTCGCCATGGTGCTCGTGGTCAAGCAGGTGGCGGCCGGCACCACATGGATCATCGCGGGCATCTCGCTGATCGCCGGCCTCTACTTCCCTGTCACGCTGCTGCCCGACTGGATCGAGTGGATGTCTGACGTGCAGCCGTTCACCCCGGCCGTGGAGCTCATGCGCAATCTGCTGGTGGACACCCCGCTCACCGACTCCGTCTGGCTCAACCTCGGTCGCATGGCGGGATTCGCCGCGGTGTTGATGCCCGCCTCGATCTGGGTTCTGAACAAAGCCGTGCGGGCAAGCCGCCGACGGGGAACAATCATCGAGTACTGATCATGGACGAGAACAGCCACCACCCGACGATCGATCCCCAGACCATGCTGGAGGCCAAGGTGCGCGTGCCCAAGCACGTGGTCTACCGCTCGTTCGAGGCGGAGACCGTGCTCCTCAACCTGCAGACGGGGCAGTACCACGGCCTCAACCGCAGCGGCGGGCGCATGCTGGAGCTGCTCGACGACACCGGCGGCAACGTGCGCGAGGCCATCGACCGGCTGGCGGGCGAGTACGGCGAGGACTCCTCGGGGATCGAGGACGGCCTCGCGTCGTTCTGCGCGGCGCTCGCCTCGCGCGGCCTGATCGAGGTCGACGATGCCGACGGCGACGCCTGACGCCGGCGCGGTCCCGGCGCCGAACCCAACGCCTACACACGCGCGCGCCTTCGGCCTCGACCTCGAGTCCGACTTCCCCATCCCCGGCGCGGCGCCCCCTGCGGGCGACGGCGGTGGGCGCCACGTCAGGCTGGACCTAGCGTCCCGAGCCGACTTGCTGGACGCCTGGTCGCCGGCCGCCCCCAGGCGCATCTCGGACCGGCGGATGGCGAACGGGCGGGCGGCGATCGCCATCGACGCCGACGAGCAAGCCGGCTACCTCATCCGCGCCCTCGGCTTCGGCTGCTTCTGGATCTCCCCCGACGCCACCTGGGTCCGCTGCGCGCCGCTGCGCGTCACCGCCTGGCGCTGGCAGCGCTACCTCGTGGGTCAGGTGCTGCCGCTCACCGCCGTGCTGCGCGGGCTCGAGGTGTTCCACGCCAGCGCGGTCGTGGGCCCCGACGGCGGCGCGCTCGCCTTCATCGGCATGTCCACGGCCGGCAAGACGTCGGTCGCGCTCAACCTCGTGCTCGGCGGTGCCCGCTTCATGACCGACGACGTCCTGGCGGTCTCGCCCACTCAGGACGGCGGCGTGTTGGCCCACCCCGGGGTGGGCCTGGCCAGCCTCCGCCACGAGGCCGACTCGCGGCTGGACCCCGGTGAGCGGGACCGCCTGGGCCGCCGCCTGGGCCGCGAC
The sequence above is drawn from the Thermoleophilaceae bacterium genome and encodes:
- a CDS encoding ABC transporter permease, which translates into the protein MNRVALDVGAGMAIVRRDFKLALSYRLRFASQLLSGFFSLTLFYYLSRLVQVEVFESPDAYYAFAVIGLVILQVLNSTLATPPAAMRQELVAGTFERMVLSPFGPVGGAVSMLLFPFVYSLILAMAMLGFASLAFGLEVSWATVPLVIPVAVLGALSFAPFGIMLLAMVLVVKQVAAGTTWIIAGISLIAGLYFPVTLLPDWIEWMSDVQPFTPAVELMRNLLVDTPLTDSVWLNLGRMAGFAAVLMPASIWVLNKAVRASRRRGTIIEY
- a CDS encoding PqqD family protein, which produces MDENSHHPTIDPQTMLEAKVRVPKHVVYRSFEAETVLLNLQTGQYHGLNRSGGRMLELLDDTGGNVREAIDRLAGEYGEDSSGIEDGLASFCAALASRGLIEVDDADGDA